In Nocardia yunnanensis, one DNA window encodes the following:
- a CDS encoding ABC transporter ATP-binding protein, with translation MSEPASPLPSTPDAGDVLTVTGLRRAFGGVHAVDGVEFSIAPGEFVSIIGPNGSGKSTTVNLISGVLKPDAGEVMVRGKRIRPGRPEAAAAAGIARTFQNGRVFGNMTVRENVDVGLQTTLRASRPLRSLANIPVLRWISLLAELGVAVVPTRAARAERRMAAARIEAQIARFPERLGPRADHPTYTLSYANRRRTEIARALAPAPDLLLLDEPAAGMNQTETAEIGRQLAELKAQGQTVLLVEHKMDLVHDLSDRVLVLDEGRIIAQGSPDEVLADPRVIEAYLGRSRAGGKVEVDV, from the coding sequence GTGTCGGAACCGGCAAGCCCATTACCGTCGACGCCTGACGCCGGGGATGTCTTGACCGTCACCGGCCTGCGCCGCGCCTTCGGTGGCGTCCACGCGGTGGACGGTGTCGAATTCTCGATCGCGCCAGGCGAATTCGTCTCGATCATCGGACCCAACGGATCCGGGAAGTCGACGACGGTCAACCTGATCTCGGGTGTGCTGAAGCCGGATGCGGGGGAAGTTATGGTGCGCGGCAAGCGGATTCGTCCGGGCCGCCCGGAAGCCGCCGCGGCTGCCGGAATCGCGCGGACCTTCCAGAACGGCCGAGTGTTCGGCAATATGACCGTCCGCGAGAACGTCGATGTCGGATTACAGACCACGCTGCGCGCTTCCCGCCCACTGCGGTCGCTGGCGAATATCCCGGTACTGCGCTGGATTTCGCTGCTGGCCGAGTTGGGTGTGGCCGTGGTTCCGACCCGGGCCGCGCGCGCCGAGCGGCGTATGGCCGCCGCCCGGATCGAGGCGCAGATCGCGCGCTTCCCCGAACGGCTGGGTCCGCGCGCCGACCATCCGACCTACACGCTGTCCTACGCCAATCGCCGCCGCACCGAGATCGCCCGGGCCCTCGCCCCCGCACCTGATCTGCTGCTGCTGGACGAACCCGCGGCGGGCATGAATCAGACCGAAACCGCCGAAATCGGCAGGCAGCTGGCCGAATTGAAGGCGCAGGGGCAGACCGTGCTGCTGGTCGAGCACAAGATGGATCTGGTGCACGACCTGTCGGATCGGGTGCTGGTGCTCGACGAGGGCCGCATCATCGCGCAGGGCAGCCCCGACGAGGTGCTGGCGGACCCGCGCGTCATCGAGGCGTATCTGGGGCGCAGCCGGGCCGGCGGGAAGGTGGAAGTCGATGTCTGA
- a CDS encoding ABC transporter ATP-binding protein, with translation MSEFDENATPILEFENVVVHYGASRALDEVSLKVRPGEIVSLLGGNASGKSTTMKTALGLLKPTSGTVRVDGVDVSGTPPATRIRAGLASVPEARRVFPAMTVEENLFVGGYIRKERRAVLAARAAELFTHFPRLAERRGQRAGTLSGGEQQMLAFARALMSKPRLICMDEPTMGLSPLFVDRVLDEIARLNRELGLAILIVEQQAELALSIAHTANVLRNGRIVLHGPAAELSGDPAVRDAYLGKVTI, from the coding sequence ATGTCTGAGTTCGACGAGAACGCCACGCCCATCCTCGAATTCGAGAATGTGGTGGTGCACTACGGAGCCTCTCGCGCTCTCGACGAGGTGTCGCTGAAGGTCCGGCCCGGGGAGATCGTCTCGCTGCTGGGCGGCAATGCCTCCGGCAAGTCGACCACCATGAAAACCGCGCTCGGACTGCTGAAACCGACCTCGGGCACGGTGCGCGTGGACGGCGTCGACGTCAGCGGCACCCCGCCCGCGACCCGAATCCGAGCCGGGCTGGCGTCGGTGCCCGAAGCCCGGCGGGTCTTCCCGGCCATGACCGTCGAGGAGAACCTCTTCGTCGGCGGGTACATCCGCAAGGAGCGGCGGGCGGTGCTGGCCGCCCGCGCCGCCGAGCTGTTCACGCACTTCCCACGCCTGGCCGAGCGCCGCGGCCAGCGGGCGGGCACGCTGTCCGGCGGTGAGCAGCAGATGCTGGCGTTCGCCCGGGCGCTCATGAGCAAACCTCGACTGATCTGCATGGACGAGCCCACCATGGGATTGTCGCCGCTGTTCGTGGACCGGGTGCTGGACGAGATCGCGCGATTGAATCGGGAGCTGGGCCTGGCCATCCTGATCGTGGAACAGCAGGCGGAACTGGCGCTGAGCATCGCGCACACCGCGAATGTGCTGCGCAACGGCCGGATCGTGCTGCACGGCCCGGCCGCCGAACTGAGCGGCGATCCGGCCGTCCGCGACGCCTACCTCGGAAAGGTGACGATATGA
- a CDS encoding putative FMN-dependent luciferase-like monooxygenase: MTPQRLGFFTRLVRTDAEEDAATVYRQALEQIALAERLGYDTAWVAQHHLDPAEGGLPSPFVFLAHAAAGTTRIRFGTAIVTLALEDPIRVAEDAAVLDTLSGGRLELGFGAGGSRHAFELFELGGADRQRVYADKLAKVTAALSGSALVGERGLNPPAPGLRDRLWQATFSAGGAQRAGEAGDGLLLSKAQPRDASAPEAALWEIQQPLVDAYLAALPAGVAPRIGASRGVFVADDHDEAIELAERGAVRFLNQLGRNGGPEVANTVAEVLRDIYYGTPDEVAAQLAADTALRSATDFIVQAHPVDPGHAATLRSIELIATKVAPQLGWRADERINP; encoded by the coding sequence ATGACACCGCAACGTCTCGGATTTTTCACGCGACTGGTCCGTACGGACGCGGAGGAAGACGCGGCCACGGTGTACCGGCAGGCGCTCGAGCAGATCGCGCTGGCCGAACGGCTCGGCTACGACACCGCCTGGGTGGCCCAGCATCATCTGGATCCGGCCGAGGGCGGACTGCCGTCCCCGTTCGTGTTCCTCGCGCACGCGGCGGCCGGCACCACCCGCATCCGGTTCGGGACCGCCATCGTCACGCTGGCGCTCGAGGATCCGATCCGGGTCGCCGAGGACGCGGCCGTGCTGGACACGCTGTCGGGCGGCCGGCTCGAGCTGGGTTTCGGGGCGGGCGGGTCCCGGCACGCCTTCGAGCTCTTCGAGCTCGGCGGGGCGGATCGGCAGCGGGTATACGCCGACAAGCTCGCGAAAGTGACTGCGGCGCTGAGCGGTTCCGCGCTCGTCGGCGAGCGCGGGCTCAACCCGCCCGCCCCTGGGCTGCGGGATCGGCTGTGGCAGGCCACCTTCTCGGCCGGGGGAGCGCAGCGGGCGGGGGAGGCCGGTGACGGACTGCTGCTGTCGAAGGCTCAGCCGCGCGATGCCTCCGCGCCCGAGGCTGCGCTCTGGGAGATCCAGCAGCCGCTGGTGGACGCCTATCTCGCCGCGTTGCCCGCGGGCGTCGCACCCCGAATCGGCGCTTCCCGAGGCGTTTTCGTAGCCGACGACCACGACGAGGCGATCGAACTCGCCGAACGGGGCGCGGTGCGCTTCCTGAACCAACTGGGGCGCAACGGCGGTCCCGAAGTGGCGAACACCGTCGCCGAGGTGCTGCGCGACATCTACTACGGCACCCCCGACGAGGTGGCCGCGCAACTGGCGGCCGACACCGCGCTGCGGTCGGCCACCGACTTCATCGTGCAGGCGCATCCGGTCGACCCGGGTCATGCCGCCACCCTGCGCTCCATCGAACTCATCGCCACCAAGGTTGCGCCGCAACTGGGTTGGCGGGCCGACGAAAGGATCAATCCGTGA
- a CDS encoding peroxidase-related enzyme (This protein belongs to a clade of uncharacterized proteins related to peroxidases such as the alkylhydroperoxidase AhpD.) produces the protein MSEVRGANSEVRSVEIDRRPPGFTQEQLDWVPWVEPIRLADADDAQRPLLEGGRGIGPYFRLLARNAAVLTHRSANDKEIFYGRDGLTRAERELAATVTSRHNGCEYCASVHSRFTSALSKRPGDVQRLLDEGNGVRIDERWDAIIDFVDALAATPPRATADHLKRLRELGFGDVELHDLVLSTASFSWANRLMLTLGEPEVPAA, from the coding sequence ATGAGTGAAGTGCGCGGTGCCAACAGTGAAGTGCGCAGTGTCGAGATCGACCGGCGCCCACCGGGATTCACCCAGGAGCAGCTGGACTGGGTGCCGTGGGTGGAGCCGATCCGGCTGGCCGACGCCGACGACGCGCAGCGCCCGCTGCTCGAAGGCGGTCGGGGCATCGGGCCCTACTTCCGGTTACTCGCGCGCAACGCCGCCGTGCTGACGCACCGCAGTGCCAACGACAAAGAGATCTTCTACGGTCGAGACGGGTTGACCCGGGCCGAGCGCGAACTCGCGGCGACCGTTACCTCCCGGCACAACGGCTGCGAATACTGCGCCTCTGTTCATTCACGTTTCACTTCCGCGCTGTCCAAGCGGCCGGGGGATGTGCAGCGGTTGCTGGACGAGGGCAACGGCGTGCGGATCGACGAAAGATGGGACGCGATCATCGATTTCGTGGACGCCCTGGCCGCCACTCCACCGCGCGCCACCGCCGACCATCTGAAACGGTTGCGAGAGCTGGGATTCGGCGATGTCGAACTGCACGATCTGGTGCTGTCGACCGCGTCGTTCTCGTGGGCCAATCGCCTGATGCTGACGCTGGGCGAGCCGGAGGTTCCGGCCGCCTAG
- a CDS encoding TetR/AcrR family transcriptional regulator: MSQETNAGRMYAGQPVEDRQRQRRARFLESGLTVFARDGYANSSVGAICKDAGLSSRQFYEEFTGRESLLLELYEQIDRESREAVAATIAEHSDASAIDIIDAAVRAYIESIGRDPRKARVALVEVVGAGPKVEKFRLELRRAWGALLASAAEDAALHGEIPPGDYEMRVLAIIGAVNYVVDAWSGSEPRQPLDDVIRVLRRVIMGAVTA, from the coding sequence ATGTCACAGGAAACGAACGCGGGAAGAATGTACGCCGGGCAGCCCGTAGAAGACCGGCAGCGGCAGCGTCGTGCGCGTTTTCTGGAGTCCGGGCTCACGGTGTTCGCGCGCGACGGATACGCCAATAGTTCCGTCGGAGCCATCTGCAAGGACGCCGGCCTCTCCTCGAGACAGTTCTACGAGGAATTCACCGGACGCGAATCGCTGTTGCTCGAGCTCTACGAGCAGATCGATCGCGAATCCCGGGAGGCCGTGGCGGCCACCATCGCCGAGCACTCCGACGCCAGCGCCATCGACATCATCGACGCCGCCGTCCGCGCCTATATCGAGTCCATCGGGCGAGATCCGCGCAAGGCCAGAGTCGCGCTGGTCGAAGTCGTCGGCGCGGGACCCAAGGTGGAGAAGTTCCGCCTGGAACTGCGCCGCGCCTGGGGCGCGCTGCTGGCCAGCGCCGCCGAGGATGCCGCCCTGCACGGCGAAATCCCGCCCGGGGACTACGAAATGCGCGTGCTGGCCATCATCGGCGCGGTCAACTACGTGGTCGACGCGTGGAGCGGTTCGGAACCGCGCCAGCCGCTCGACGACGTGATTCGCGTGCTACGCCGGGTCATCATGGGCGCGGTCACCGCCTGA
- a CDS encoding alpha/beta fold hydrolase, giving the protein METVPIQMPDGTMVPVRLIPAKGPHRHPITADAPRPVVVVVPGLGVPGEYYSLFGKPLADRGFDVALLEIRGNGDSKPKPGAASQFGYHELVAVDFPAMFEAVRERFPGRTPYLLGHSMGGQLGVMYAARIRGRLGGLILVASGTPHHRGYTGLAALGSAALSLTANLAGFWPGDTVTAGGFGRQSKVLIADWARLARTGRFEPVGADIDYEERIARLKLPVLSITLRGDELTPQRSARRLLDKLPNADITTWHNPDPLGHNGWISDPGSTLDYVEKWLRDR; this is encoded by the coding sequence ATGGAGACCGTGCCCATTCAGATGCCCGACGGGACGATGGTGCCGGTCCGGCTGATCCCCGCGAAAGGCCCGCACCGGCATCCGATTACGGCCGATGCGCCGCGGCCGGTGGTGGTCGTGGTGCCGGGGCTGGGGGTGCCCGGGGAGTACTACTCGCTGTTCGGGAAGCCGTTGGCGGACCGGGGTTTCGACGTGGCGCTGCTGGAGATCCGGGGCAACGGCGACAGCAAGCCCAAACCCGGGGCCGCCAGTCAGTTCGGCTATCACGAACTCGTCGCCGTCGACTTTCCCGCCATGTTCGAGGCCGTGCGCGAACGGTTCCCCGGCCGCACGCCATATCTGCTCGGGCACAGCATGGGTGGGCAGCTCGGGGTCATGTACGCCGCGCGGATTCGCGGGCGGCTGGGCGGGCTGATCCTCGTCGCGTCCGGCACGCCGCACCATCGCGGGTACACGGGACTGGCGGCCCTCGGCAGCGCCGCGCTGTCGCTGACGGCCAATCTGGCCGGGTTCTGGCCCGGGGACACGGTGACGGCCGGCGGATTCGGGCGGCAGTCGAAGGTTCTCATCGCCGACTGGGCGCGCCTGGCGCGTACCGGGCGCTTCGAACCCGTCGGCGCCGATATCGATTACGAGGAGCGGATCGCCCGGCTGAAACTGCCGGTGCTGTCGATCACGCTGCGCGGTGACGAGCTGACCCCGCAGCGTTCGGCGCGGCGGCTGCTGGACAAGCTGCCCAATGCCGACATCACCACCTGGCACAACCCGGACCCGCTCGGGCACAACGGGTGGATCAGCGATCCCGGCTCCACCCTGGACTATGTCGAAAAATGGCTGCGGGACCGCTGA
- a CDS encoding prolyl oligopeptidase family serine peptidase, with translation MTGVGEGVTDPYLWLEEVDSERALEWARERNAVSKQRFASSDRFRELEARVLAMLDTDTRIAYPGRRGPWLYNYWRDREHPKGLWRRTTFAEYAKDDPDWEILIDLDALAAAEGENWVWGSAAVLRPAQRRALISLSRGGADAKVVREFDIEAKAFLAPEDGGFYLPEAKSDFAWIDDDTLYVGTDFGPGSLTDSGYPRVVKRWRRGTPLESAEFVYEGETTDVAVSAGFDRTPGYQRHFVGRATDFFNEEVYLLEPDGSLRFIDVPTDASESWYKDWLLVRLKSPWEVAGTTYPAGALLATNFEAFLSGARDFDVLFTPDAHTALHGYGWTENHLLLITLRDVQTDLHVLTPGPDGWTREPLADTPRMATTSVMNLDRLEGGDEFMLSTSGFTRPTTLLSGAVGGGVEVLKQEPEFFDADGIETEQFFATSDDGTEIPYFVIRHRDRRGTPGPTVMSGYGGFEVSRTPGYFGGVGMGWLERGGTYVLTNIRGGGEYGPEWHTSVLKANRHKAYEDFAATARDLVARGITTPDRLGAVGGSNGGLLMGVMLTRYPELFGAIVCQVPLLDMKRYHLLLAGASWIAEYGDPDKPEEWEYISKYSPYQNTSADRRYPPILLTTSTRDDRVHPGHARKMAALLESEGHEVWYYENIEGGHGGAADNKQSAFQSALVYEFFAQQLMKD, from the coding sequence ATGACCGGTGTTGGAGAGGGCGTGACGGATCCCTACCTGTGGCTCGAAGAGGTCGACAGCGAGCGCGCCCTGGAATGGGCGCGCGAACGAAATGCGGTGTCGAAGCAGCGATTCGCGTCGTCGGACCGCTTCCGGGAGCTGGAGGCGCGGGTGCTGGCCATGCTCGACACCGATACCCGCATCGCCTATCCGGGCCGCCGCGGCCCGTGGCTGTACAACTACTGGCGCGACCGCGAGCATCCGAAGGGCCTGTGGCGGCGCACCACCTTCGCCGAGTACGCCAAGGACGATCCGGACTGGGAGATCCTCATCGACCTGGACGCCCTGGCCGCGGCCGAGGGCGAGAACTGGGTGTGGGGCAGCGCCGCGGTCCTGCGGCCGGCGCAGCGGCGGGCGTTGATCAGCCTTTCGCGCGGTGGCGCCGACGCCAAGGTGGTGCGTGAATTCGACATCGAGGCAAAGGCTTTCCTCGCCCCCGAGGACGGCGGCTTCTACCTGCCCGAGGCCAAATCCGATTTCGCCTGGATCGACGACGACACCCTGTACGTGGGCACCGATTTCGGCCCGGGTTCGCTCACCGATTCCGGCTACCCGCGCGTGGTGAAGCGCTGGCGGCGTGGAACTCCCTTGGAGTCAGCGGAATTCGTGTACGAGGGCGAGACCACCGACGTGGCGGTCTCGGCGGGTTTCGACCGCACCCCCGGCTACCAACGCCACTTCGTGGGCCGCGCGACCGACTTCTTCAACGAGGAGGTCTACCTGCTCGAGCCGGACGGCTCGCTGCGCTTCATCGACGTGCCCACCGATGCCAGTGAGTCCTGGTACAAGGATTGGCTGCTGGTGCGCCTGAAGTCCCCGTGGGAGGTGGCGGGCACGACCTATCCGGCGGGTGCGCTGCTGGCCACGAATTTCGAGGCATTCCTCTCCGGTGCAAGGGATTTCGATGTCCTGTTCACCCCGGACGCGCACACCGCGCTGCACGGTTACGGCTGGACCGAGAACCACCTGCTGCTGATCACCCTGCGCGACGTGCAGACCGACCTGCACGTGCTCACCCCCGGCCCCGACGGCTGGACCCGCGAGCCGCTGGCCGACACCCCGCGCATGGCCACCACCAGCGTCATGAACCTCGACCGCCTGGAGGGCGGCGACGAATTCATGCTCTCCACCAGTGGTTTCACCCGCCCGACCACACTCCTGTCGGGTGCGGTGGGCGGCGGCGTCGAGGTGCTCAAACAGGAGCCGGAGTTCTTCGACGCCGACGGCATCGAGACCGAGCAGTTCTTCGCCACCTCCGACGACGGCACCGAGATCCCGTATTTCGTGATCCGCCACCGGGATCGGCGCGGCACGCCCGGCCCGACCGTCATGTCCGGCTACGGCGGCTTCGAAGTCTCCCGCACCCCAGGCTATTTCGGCGGCGTCGGCATGGGCTGGCTGGAACGCGGCGGCACCTACGTGCTGACCAATATTCGCGGCGGCGGCGAGTACGGGCCGGAATGGCACACCTCGGTGCTGAAAGCCAACCGCCACAAGGCATACGAGGATTTCGCCGCCACCGCCCGGGATCTGGTCGCCCGCGGCATCACCACGCCCGACCGGTTGGGCGCGGTCGGCGGCAGCAACGGCGGCCTGCTCATGGGCGTCATGCTGACCCGCTACCCGGAGTTGTTCGGGGCCATCGTGTGCCAGGTCCCGCTGCTGGACATGAAGCGCTATCACCTGCTGCTGGCGGGTGCGTCCTGGATAGCCGAATACGGTGACCCGGACAAGCCGGAGGAGTGGGAGTACATCTCGAAGTACTCGCCCTACCAGAACACCAGCGCCGACCGCCGCTATCCGCCGATCCTGCTCACCACCTCCACCCGCGACGACCGCGTCCATCCCGGCCATGCCCGGAAGATGGCCGCGCTCTTGGAATCCGAGGGCCACGAGGTCTGGTACTACGAGAACATCGAGGGCGGCCACGGCGGCGCCGCGGACAACAAGCAGTCCGCGTTCCAGTCGGCGCTGGTGTACGAGTTCTTCGCGCAGCAGCTCATGAAGGACTGA
- a CDS encoding dipeptidase, protein MSREAVRAQHHPRLWEQHCCLPLLPSADLTELTRYPAGSYLSVNIGYSPQSTRESLELVTQFRRDALTDGRFRLVHSIEDAWPEQPTEETEATLALAFDLEDSGPLEGDLDNVELFYELGLRSLLPTYNRANAAGSGCLDTEDTGLTAYGRDLIRKLNEVGVFADGSHCSRRTGLDIAEITNVPMIYSHSNFATVWAHPRNIGDDQAKACAATGGVIGINGVGIFLGRNEPADRAGRIEAMADHVVYGVELVGIGHIGVSSDYSFDAEDFNRELAEHPEHYSEEITRYGQLQWVPPEDLLGVSEVRGLDEVLAARGFSEADRAAVFGGNFARVARQVWRD, encoded by the coding sequence GTGTCCCGAGAAGCGGTTCGAGCTCAGCACCACCCCAGACTGTGGGAACAACACTGCTGTCTGCCCCTGCTACCGTCCGCGGATCTGACCGAGCTGACCCGCTACCCGGCGGGCTCGTATCTGTCGGTGAACATCGGGTATTCGCCGCAGTCCACCCGGGAGTCGCTGGAGCTGGTCACCCAGTTTCGGCGGGATGCGTTGACCGATGGGCGATTCCGGCTGGTGCACTCCATCGAGGACGCCTGGCCGGAGCAGCCGACCGAGGAGACCGAGGCCACGCTGGCGCTGGCGTTCGATCTGGAGGACTCCGGGCCGCTGGAGGGCGATCTCGACAATGTGGAGCTGTTCTACGAATTGGGGCTGCGTTCGCTGCTGCCGACCTACAACCGCGCCAATGCGGCGGGATCCGGGTGCCTGGATACCGAGGACACCGGGCTCACCGCGTACGGGCGGGATCTGATTCGCAAGCTCAACGAGGTCGGGGTGTTCGCGGACGGGTCGCACTGTTCGCGGCGCACCGGGCTCGACATCGCCGAGATCACGAATGTGCCGATGATCTACAGCCATTCGAATTTCGCGACGGTGTGGGCGCATCCACGCAATATCGGTGACGATCAGGCCAAGGCGTGCGCGGCCACCGGCGGGGTGATCGGTATCAACGGGGTCGGCATCTTCCTGGGACGCAACGAGCCCGCCGACCGGGCCGGGCGGATCGAGGCCATGGCCGATCACGTCGTCTACGGCGTGGAGTTGGTGGGCATCGGCCACATCGGGGTGAGCTCCGATTACTCGTTCGACGCCGAGGATTTCAATCGCGAGCTGGCCGAGCATCCCGAGCACTACTCCGAGGAGATCACTCGCTACGGCCAATTGCAGTGGGTACCACCGGAAGACCTGCTCGGCGTGTCCGAGGTGCGGGGCCTCGACGAGGTGCTGGCCGCGCGCGGCTTCTCCGAGGCCGACCGGGCCGCGGTGTTCGGCGGCAACTTCGCGCGCGTGGCCCGGCAGGTGTGGCGGGACTAG
- a CDS encoding nuclear transport factor 2 family protein, translating into MTELDPAVQQFVDAVNAGDAEAFFKTLTADASMSDDGQERDLADWTASEIFSTNGRMKVESVSGPTEFVADYSNDRWGGMRTAWRFTVRDGLISRFETGQA; encoded by the coding sequence ATGACAGAGCTCGACCCGGCCGTCCAGCAGTTCGTCGACGCGGTGAACGCGGGCGATGCGGAGGCCTTCTTCAAGACCCTGACCGCCGACGCCTCCATGAGCGACGACGGTCAGGAGCGCGATCTCGCGGACTGGACCGCCTCGGAGATCTTCTCCACCAACGGCCGCATGAAGGTCGAATCGGTCTCGGGCCCGACCGAATTCGTGGCCGACTACTCCAACGACCGCTGGGGCGGCATGCGCACGGCATGGCGGTTCACCGTGCGTGACGGACTGATCAGTCGCTTCGAGACCGGGCAAGCGTAA
- the lpdA gene encoding dihydrolipoyl dehydrogenase, translating into MTSHYDVVVLGAGPGGYVAAIRAAQLGLRTAIVEQKYWGGVCLNVGCIPSKALLRNAELAHIFTKEAKTFGISGNATFDFGAAFDRSRKVADGRVKGVHFLMKKNKIDEFDGKGTFTGPKSLSVELTKGGAEDITFDNVIIAAGTETKLLPGTSLSANVVTYEEQILTRDLPGSILIVGAGAIGMEFAYVLKNYGVDVRIVEFLDRALPNEDADVSKEITKAYKKLGITITTGAAVQSIDDDGSKVTVAIKDNKSGSIETVTVDKVLQAVGFAPRVTGYGLENTGVQLTERGAIAIDEYMRTNVPGIYAIGDVTAKLQLAHVAEAQGVVAAETIAGAETQSLGDYRMMPRATFCQPQVASFGLTEEQARAEGYDVKVATFPFTANGKAHGLGDAQGFVKLISDNKYGELLGGHLIGPDVSELLPELTLAQKWDLTVNEVARNVHTHPTLSEAIQEAIHGLAGHMINF; encoded by the coding sequence GTGACTTCCCACTACGATGTCGTCGTTCTCGGCGCTGGTCCCGGCGGTTACGTCGCCGCGATTCGCGCCGCTCAACTCGGCCTGCGAACAGCGATCGTCGAGCAGAAATACTGGGGTGGCGTGTGCCTGAACGTGGGCTGCATCCCCTCCAAGGCACTGCTGCGCAATGCCGAGCTCGCCCATATCTTCACCAAGGAAGCGAAGACCTTCGGTATCTCGGGTAACGCGACCTTCGACTTCGGCGCGGCGTTCGACCGCAGCCGCAAGGTCGCGGACGGCCGGGTCAAGGGCGTTCACTTCCTGATGAAGAAGAACAAGATCGACGAGTTCGACGGGAAGGGCACCTTCACGGGTCCGAAGTCGCTGTCGGTCGAGCTGACCAAGGGCGGCGCCGAGGACATCACGTTCGACAACGTGATCATCGCCGCCGGCACCGAGACCAAGCTGCTGCCGGGCACCTCGCTGTCGGCCAACGTGGTCACCTACGAGGAGCAGATCCTCACCCGCGACCTGCCGGGCTCCATCCTCATCGTGGGTGCGGGCGCCATCGGCATGGAGTTCGCCTACGTCCTCAAGAACTACGGCGTGGACGTCCGCATCGTCGAATTCCTCGACCGCGCACTGCCGAACGAGGACGCCGACGTCTCCAAGGAGATCACCAAGGCGTACAAGAAGCTCGGCATCACCATCACCACCGGTGCGGCCGTGCAGTCCATCGACGACGACGGGTCCAAGGTCACCGTCGCCATCAAGGACAACAAGTCCGGCTCCATCGAGACCGTCACCGTGGACAAGGTGCTGCAGGCCGTCGGCTTCGCGCCGCGGGTCACCGGCTACGGCCTGGAGAACACCGGCGTGCAGCTCACCGAGCGCGGCGCCATCGCCATCGACGAGTACATGCGCACCAACGTGCCCGGCATCTACGCCATCGGTGACGTCACCGCCAAGCTGCAGCTCGCGCACGTCGCCGAGGCGCAGGGCGTGGTCGCCGCCGAGACCATCGCCGGTGCGGAGACCCAGTCGCTGGGCGACTACCGGATGATGCCGCGCGCCACCTTCTGCCAGCCGCAGGTCGCCTCCTTCGGCCTCACCGAGGAGCAGGCGCGCGCCGAGGGTTACGACGTCAAGGTCGCCACCTTCCCCTTCACCGCCAACGGCAAGGCGCACGGTCTCGGCGACGCCCAGGGCTTCGTCAAGCTGATCTCCGACAACAAGTACGGAGAGCTGCTCGGCGGCCACCTGATCGGCCCGGACGTCTCCGAGCTGCTGCCGGAACTGACCCTCGCCCAGAAGTGGGACCTGACGGTCAACGAAGTGGCGCGCAACGTTCACACCCACCCCACCCTGTCGGAAGCCATCCAGGAAGCGATCCACGGCCTTGCCGGCCACATGATCAACTTCTGA
- a CDS encoding winged helix-turn-helix transcriptional regulator, whose translation MTSQPPDQAYAVDPTLEADVFARNCLSRPVLQDVASRWGVLALAALREGPYRFSALRRRVDGISERMLSQTLQTLERDGMVHREVQQSIPPVVEYTLTDLGEKVADQLVALIDILESNLDAITAAQTAYHRE comes from the coding sequence ATGACCTCCCAGCCCCCCGACCAGGCATATGCGGTCGACCCCACGCTGGAGGCCGACGTTTTCGCCCGCAATTGCCTCTCGCGCCCCGTCCTGCAAGATGTCGCGAGCCGCTGGGGCGTCCTCGCCCTGGCCGCCCTGCGCGAGGGTCCCTACCGCTTCTCCGCGCTGCGTCGCCGCGTCGACGGCATCTCCGAGCGCATGCTCTCCCAGACCCTGCAAACCCTGGAACGCGACGGCATGGTCCACCGCGAAGTCCAGCAATCCATCCCCCCGGTCGTCGAATACACCCTCACCGACCTGGGCGAAAAAGTCGCCGACCAACTGGTCGCCCTCATCGACATTCTCGAATCCAACCTCGACGCCATCACCGCCGCCCAAACCGCCTACCACCGCGAGTAA